A window of Candidatus Dadabacteria bacterium contains these coding sequences:
- a CDS encoding TIGR00159 family protein, translating to MTDSTIQNFRFFSDSLDILIVAIIFFYVLKAIEGTRSSQILVGLVAMAVLYFASRKWGFFTLNWVLTHFLGFAILIIIILFQDDIRRGLANIGKKPLLFSLAKHAANEAMIEELGDACSFLSSRKIGALIAIERQESLRVFPGRPINASLSSEMLITIFNPASPLHDGGVIVKDDVIVSAGCFFPISTDLELGTELGTRHRAAIKLSNETDAVVVIVSEETGKISLAADGELKRIANDKLLKPSLVSELTTESLSSIKAGQAGKA from the coding sequence ATGACAGATTCTACCATACAGAACTTTCGATTCTTTTCCGACAGTCTGGATATCCTGATCGTCGCCATAATATTTTTCTACGTACTGAAGGCCATAGAGGGAACCAGAAGCTCGCAGATCCTGGTAGGACTCGTGGCTATGGCAGTTCTTTACTTCGCCTCGAGGAAATGGGGGTTTTTCACGCTCAACTGGGTGCTTACCCACTTTCTCGGCTTCGCTATCCTCATAATAATAATTCTCTTCCAGGATGACATAAGGAGAGGGCTTGCGAACATAGGGAAAAAACCTCTTCTCTTCAGTCTCGCAAAACATGCCGCAAACGAAGCAATGATAGAAGAGCTGGGGGATGCCTGCTCTTTTCTCTCTTCAAGGAAAATCGGAGCCCTGATAGCCATTGAAAGGCAGGAGAGCCTAAGAGTGTTTCCCGGAAGACCCATTAACGCCAGCTTATCAAGCGAGATGCTTATAACCATTTTCAACCCGGCGTCCCCCCTTCACGACGGAGGAGTGATAGTCAAAGACGACGTTATTGTTTCAGCCGGGTGCTTTTTCCCGATCAGTACGGACCTTGAACTGGGAACGGAGCTTGGAACAAGGCACAGGGCGGCAATAAAGCTCTCCAACGAGACTGACGCTGTCGTTGTAATCGTGTCCGAGGAAACGGGGAAGATCTCGCTGGCGGCGGACGGAGAACTTAAAAGAATCGCTAACGATAAATTGCTTAAGCCGAGTCTGGTTTCCGAACTTACCACCGAGAGCCTGAGCAGCATAAAAGCAGGCCAGGCAGGAAAAGCCTGA